The Humulus lupulus chromosome 3, drHumLupu1.1, whole genome shotgun sequence genome window below encodes:
- the LOC133822378 gene encoding meiosis-specific protein ASY1 produces MVVAQRVKEAEITEQDSLLLTRNLLRIAIFNISYIRGLFPEKYFNDKSVPALDIKIKKLMPMDAESRRLIDWMEKGVYDAVQKKYLKTLLFCVCEAVDGPMIEEYAFSFSYSGSDSQEVLMNINRSGNKKQGGTFKCNSTEEITPNQMRSSACKMVRTLVQLMRTLDKMPEERIILMKLLYYDDVTPADYEPPFFRGCTEEEAHNAWTKSPLKMEVGNVNSKHFVLALKVKSVLDPCEDENEDDEVSLGADSLQRGEYSDSDSEDNHSQENQYVVVPVENPQDQDNAMVDSDDTQDPMEDEQQFTRVKDWIHCRHLDTVELTDVLSNFPDISVVLTEEIMDKLVKEGFLSKTGSDIYAINKKKKFDFEFNLVKQEMDGQVGDKPAQGEDLMYMKALYHALPMTYVTVPKLQNKLEASPTTVRKMIDKMTKDGFVEAKGNRRLGKRVIHSDMTEKKLTEVRKALNNDAMDVDTNNEAQNKSSLVTSHTKGSNHRDISTCGLLHSIGSDLTRMKVRSDTNQNGSTRSEQTISKGKEPGNTPISRAEAMASRESFAAGNEKNKAIGNTNRCDGILCSRASQDKRTRKTSTVKEPILQDLKRQKSQAV; encoded by the exons ATG GTCGTCGCTCAGAGAGTGAAGGAAGCAGAAATCACCGAACAGGATTCGCTTCTTCTG ACAAGGAACCTGCTCCGGATAGCTATATTCAATATCAGCTACATCAGAGGACTTTTTCCAGAAAAGTATTTCAACGATAAGTCTGTTCCTGCTTTAG ATATAAAGATAAAAAAGCTTATGCCAATGGATGCGGAGTCTCGGAGACTTATTGATTGGATGGAAAAAG GTGTATATGATGCAGTACAGAAGAAATACCTGAAGACGCTGCTGTTCTGCGTGTGTGAAGCAGTAGACGGGCCGATGATTGAGGAATATGCAT TTTCCTTCAGTTACTCAGGATCTGATAGCCAGGAGGTCTTGATGAATATCAATCGGAGTGGAAACAAGAAGCAAGGAGGAACATTCAAATGCAATTCTACTGAAGAGATTACTCCAAACCAGATGAG GAGCTCTGCTTGTAAAATGGTCCGGACGCTGGTTCAACTCATGAGAACTCTGGACAAGATGCCTGAAGAA CGAATCATACTTATGAAGTTACTTTACTACGATGATGTGACG CCAGCCGATTACGAGCCTCCATTCTTCAGGGGCTGCACAGAGGAGGAAGCTCACAATGCATGGACCAAAAGTCCTTTGAAAATGGAGGTTGGGAACGTAAACAGCAAGCATTTTGTGCTAGCTCTTAAG GTGAAAAGTGTTCTTGATCCATGCGAGGATGAAAATGAAGATGATGAAGTCAGTTTAGGAGCTGATTCTTTGCAGAGGGGCGAGTATTCCGATTCTGATAGTGAG GATAACCATTCACAAGAAAATCAATATGTAGTTGTGCCAGTAG AGAACCCACAGGACCAAGATAATGCCATGGTTGATTCAG ATGATACGCAGGACCCCATGGAAGATGAACAACAATTTACCCGAGTGAAGGACTGGATCCATTGCCGTCACCTTGACACAGTTGAACTTACCGATGTTTTATCAAATTTTCCGGACATCTCAGTG GTTCTGACCGAAG aAATTATGGATAAGCTTGTTAAAGAAGGTTTCCTATCTAAAACAGGAAGTGACATTTATGCTATCAACAAGAAGAAG AAATTTGACTTTGAATTCAATTTGGTCAAACAAGAAATGGATGGACAAGTTGGTGATAAACCCGCGCAGGGCGAAGATTTGATGTACATGAAG GCTCTGTACCATGCTCTTCCTATGACCTATGTGACGGTTCCAAAACTTCAAAATAAGCTTGAAGCAAGTCCGACTACTGTACGGAAGATGATTGATAAAATGACAAAAGATGGTTTTGTTGAAGCAAAAGGCAACCGAAGGCTTG GTAAACGTGTGATCCATTCTGACATGACAGAGAAAAAGTTAACTGAAGTCAGGAAAGCCTTGAATAATGATGCCATG GATGTGGATACCAACAATGAAGCACAAAACAAGTCAAGTCTCGTTACTAGCCATACTAAGG GTAGCAACCACAGGGACATTTCCACATGTGGTCTCCTCCACTCTATTGGCTCAGATCTCACAAGAATGAAAGTGAGATCCGATACAAATCAGAATGGCTCAACCAGGAGCGAACAAACCATTTCAAAGGGAAAAGAGCCTGGAAATACTCCCATAAGCAGGGCCGAGGCAA TGGCTTCTCGAGAGAGTTTTGCAGCAGGGAATGAGAAGAACAAAGCAATTGGGAACACAAATCGCTGTGATGGGATTTTATGTAGTAGAGCGAGCCAGGACAAAAGAACCAGAAAAACTAGCACA GTCAAGGAGCCTATCCTCCAGGACTTAAAGCGCCAGAAATCTCAAGCTGTCTAA
- the LOC133822379 gene encoding REF/SRPP-like protein At1g67360, with protein sequence MATDKTESGELKRLGFVRVAAIQALVCVSNLYDYAKQNSGPLRSAVGTVEGVVTTVVSPVYDKLKGVPDDLLVFLDKKVDEATHKFDKHAPPLAKQIVNKAHYLTLKATEKTQKFVNDARTEGPRAAVSHAATDYKHFVMDRTVNLWVAVNRYPAIHQVAEKAAPTAAQWSEKYNHTVKNLTQKGYAVFGYLPLVPVDEITKAFKQGETGKKVEPPVDSKEHKSDSDSSDSD encoded by the exons ATGGCCACCGATAAG ACTGAGAGTGGAGAACTGAAGCGGCTGGGTTTTGTGAGGGTCGCGGCGATTCAAGCGCTGGTGTGCGTGTCGAATCTGTACGACTACGCGAAACAGAACTCGGGGCCTCTGCGATCTGCAGTTGGGACTGTTGAGGGTGTTGTCACCACCGTCGTCAGTCCAGTCTACGACAAACTCAAGGGCGTTCCGGACGATCTCCTTGTTTTTCTCGACAAAAAG GTAGACGAAGCTACACACAAGTTTGATAAGCATGCGCCACCGTTGGCTAAGCAGATCGTTAACAAAGCTCATTATTTGACGCTTAAGGCAACGGAGAAGACTCAGAAATTTGTAAACGATGCACGAACAGAAGGCCCTCGTGCGGCTGTGAGCCATGCTGCGACGGATTACAAGCACTTTGTGATGGATCGGACAGTGAATCTTTGGGTTGCAGTAAACAGGTACCCGGCCATTCACCAGGTGGCAGAGAAGGCGGCGCCAACGGCGGCACAGTGGTCGGAGAAGTACAACCATACTGTGAAGAATTTGACGCAGAAGGGTTATGCTGTGTTTGGGTATTTGCCATTGGTTCCTGTGGATGAGATAACGAAGGCGTTCAAGCAGGGTGAGACAGGAAAGAAAGTAGAGCCGCCTGTTGATTCAAAGGAGCATAAATCAGATTCAGATTCATCTGATTCTGATTGA